A single Populus alba chromosome 7, ASM523922v2, whole genome shotgun sequence DNA region contains:
- the LOC118047882 gene encoding patatin-like protein 2 has product MATGFGKRRVATVLSIDGGGIRGIIPGSLLAFLESKLQELDGSQARIADYFDIIAGTSTGGLVATMLAAPNKENRPMYAAKDINDFYLEHTPKIFPQKSNLLGPLSVFFGGPKYDGKYLRSLTNNLLGELTIKQTLTNVILPTFDMKLLQPVIFSTTEGKTNALKNARLADICVATSAAPTYLPAHFFTTKDPNGTSTRNFDLVDGAIAANNPALLAISEIRNQIRMHTGEFAGVEPTEKKGMLVLSLGTGEAKYEEKYNASTAAKWSMINWVYNSGKTPIIDMFSSASSDMVDYHISSLFQSLESKEFYLRIQDDKLSGDAASVDIATPQNLQRLKEIGSELLKKTESRVNMDTGKYEEIEGGRTNEAALARFAQFLSDEKKYRQTN; this is encoded by the exons ATGGCTACTGGTTTTGGTAAGAGAAGGGTGGCAACAGTGCTAAGCATTGACGGAGGTGGCATTAGAGGCATAATTCCGGGTTCCCTTCTTGCCTTTCTTGAATCCAAACTTCAG GAGCTGGACGGGTCACAGGCGAGGATTGCAGATTATTTTGACATCATCGCTGGGACGAGCACTGGTGGACTGGTAGCCACCATGCTTGCAGCTCCTAATAAGGAAAACAGACCCATGTATGCAGCAAAGGACATCAATGACTTCTATTTAGAGCACACCCCCAAGATTTTCCCTCAGAAAAG TAACCTGTTAGGTCCGCTGTCAGTTTTCTTTGGCGGGCCAAAGTATGATGGGAAGTATCTGAGGTCATTGACGAACAACTTGCTAGGAGAGTTGACTATCAAACAGACCCTCACAAACGTTATTTTGCCTACTTTTGACATGAAGCTCCTTCAACCAGTGATCTTCTCCACCACTGAA GGAAAGACTAATGCTTTGAAAAATGCTAGGCTAGCAGACATTTGTGTGGCCACCTCTGCAGCTCCAACGTACTTGCCAGCACACTTCTTCACGACCAAGGATCCCAATGGAACCTCCACTCGCAATTTCGACCTGGTTGACGGTGCGATTGCCGCAAATAATCCT GCATTATTGGCCATATCTGAGATCCGCAACCAGATCAGGATGCATACCGGTGAATTTGCTGGCGTGGAACCCACGGAGAAAAAGGGTATGCTAGTCTTATCGCTAGGAACCGGAGAAGCCAAGTATGAAGAGAAATATAATGCATCCACAGCCGCTAAATGGAGCATGATCAATTGGGTTTATAACAGTGGCAAAACACCAATTATAGACATGTTTAGCAGTGCAAGCTCTGATATGGTTGACTATCATATCTCCTCCCTCTTCCAGTCTCTGGAATCAAAGGAATTTTACCTACGTATTCAG GATGACAAATTGAGCGGGGATGCAGCATCTGTTGACATTGCAACTCCCCAGAACTTGCAAAGGCTcaaagagattggatctgaacTCCTAAAGAAGACAGAGTCAAGAGTGAATATGGATACTGGCAAGtatgaagaaattgaaggagGACGCACGAACGAAGCAGCTCTTGCCAGGTTTGCTCAGTTTCTCTCAGATGAAAAAAAGTACCGGCAAACCAATTAA